In the Juglans microcarpa x Juglans regia isolate MS1-56 chromosome 6D, Jm3101_v1.0, whole genome shotgun sequence genome, one interval contains:
- the LOC121234449 gene encoding TNF receptor-associated factor homolog 1b-like: protein MAANIYRPEVMKRLITRDMPPAHYTFKIESFSKIIKIFPADKEPKYDSEVFESGGYKWKLSFYPSGRKECDGDGYISLYLVIEDTDSLPLGWEVNAIFKLFVLDQIRGEYFTLQDDNEKIRRFHAMKTEWGFAQFLRLNMFDYARNGFLLDDSCVFGAEVFVIKCTGKGERMSILSSPITGYCRWDIGRFSALNVEYLTKEFRVGERKWELKLYPKAVSTDDGESYIKLFLSLSDWETPPPKGKLYAEYTLRVRDRRVDGEHVDVTDCNWFSTTTRGYDYPKFLSLRMLKDSSRSLLANDLLVVEAHIDIISVVKKF, encoded by the exons ATGGCGGCCAACATCTACCGGCCTG AAGTCATGAAAAGATTAATTACGAGAGATATGCCACCAGCTCACTACACATTTAAGATTGAATCATTCTCAAAAATCATAAAGATATTTCCAGCGGACAAAGAGCCAAAGTATGACTCAGAGGTTTTCGAAAGTGGTGGCTATAAATG GAAATTATCTTTCTACCCAAGTGGAAGGAAAGAATGCGACGGCGATGGATATATTTCACTCTACTTGGTGATTGAAGATACAGATTCTTTACCTCTTGGTTGGGAGGTTAATGCAATATTCAAATTGTTTGTGTTGGATCAGATTCGGGGCGAGTACTTTACCCTCCAAG ACGATAATGAGAAAATAAGGCGTTTTCATGCAATGAAAACTGAATGGGGATTTGCTCAATTTCTCCGCCTTAATATGTTTGACTATGCCCGAAATGGATTCCTTCTTGATGACTCCTGCGTATTTGGTGCTGAGGTTTTTGTCATAAAATGTACTGGTAAGGGAGAGCGTATGTCCATTTTGAGTTCTCCAATCACAGGTTACTGCCGTTGGGACATTGGAAGGTTTTCAGCATTAAATGTGGAATATTTGACAAAAGAGTTCAGAGTTGGGGAACGTAAATG GGAGTTGAAGCTATATCCGAAAGCAGTTTCAACTGACGATGGTGAGAGCTATATCAAGTTGTTTTTATCATTGTCTGATTGGGAAACTCCTCCCCCAAAAGGAAAATTGTATGCTGAATATACTCTACGTGTAAGGGACCGAAGGGTGGATGGAGAACATGTTGACGTAACAG ATTGTAATTGGTTTTCTACCACAACAAGGGGATATGATTACCCAAAGTTCCTGTCGCTACGTATGCTCAAGGATTCATCGAGGAGCCTTCTTGCAAATGACCTCTTGGTGGTTGAAGCACATATTGATATAATATCTGTGGtcaagaaattttaa
- the LOC121236095 gene encoding beta-amylase 3, chloroplastic-like: MTLTLRSSTSSINLKDTKSLKTPDHDQFTGTICFAQTKPSCRIRVMKSSMKLEAQLSLEKTTVNGAEGYWGNDHHDHEKREKLHALSAGGHNQDGNDSRVPVFVMLPLDTITHGGNLNKPRAMNASLMALKSAGVEGVMVDAWWGLVEKDGPRRYNWEGYAELVQMVQKHGLKLQVVMSFHQCGGNVGDSCSIPLPPWVLEEISKNPELVYTDRSGRRNPEYISLGCDSLPVLRGRTPIQVYSDYMRSFRDRFRDFLGDVITEIQVGMGPCGELRYPSYPESNGTWRFPGIGEFQCYDKYMRASLQAASEAMGKKDWGTSGPHDCGQYNQFPEDTGFFRRDGTWNSEYAHFFLEWYSGKLLEHGDRILASAEGIFQGTGAKLSAKVAGIHWHYRTRSHAAELTAGYYNTRHRDGYLPIARMLGKHGVVLNFTCMEMKDGEQPGNASSSPQGLVRQVKMATRRARIELAGENALERYDASAYGQVLETSRSDSGNGLCAFTYLRMNKRLFEEENWRHLVHFVKSMSEGGRNTKLSDSDTSGTNLYVGFIKEKTLKNTKEVALV; this comes from the exons atgactttaacACTACGTTCCTCAACTTCATCTATCAATCTCAAAGATACCAAGAGCCTGAAAACTCCCGATCATGATCAATTCACCGGCACAATTTGCTTTGCGCAAACTAAGCCGTCGTGCCGCATCCGGGTCATGAAGAGCTCGATGAAATTAGAAGCGCAGCTCTCGCTCGAGAAGACGACCGTGAATGGCGCCGAAGGGTACTGGGGgaatgatcatcatgatcatgaaaaGCGAGAAAAGCTTCATGCACTCTCTGCAGGGGGGCATAATCAGGATGGAAACGATTCAAGGGTTCCTGTGTTTGTGATGCTGCCACTTGACACAATAACGCACGGAGGGAACTTGAACAAGCCGCGAGCAATGAATGCGAGCTTGATGGCGTTGAAGAGTGCAGGAGTGGAAGGAGTTATGGTGGATGCATGGTGGGGGTTGGTGGAGAAAGATGGACCACGCAGGTACAACTGGGAAGGTTATGCTGAGCTTGTGCAAATGGTTCAAAAGCATGGCTTGAAGCTCCAAGTTGTCATGTCTTTTCATCAGTGTGGAGGAAATGTTGGAGACTCTTGCag CATTCCTCTACCTCCATGGGTGCTGGAAGAAATAAGCAAGAACCCAGAACTAGTGTACACAGACAGATCAGGAAGGAGGAATCCTGAGTACATAAGCTTGGGTTGTGATTCACTACCTGTTCTCAGAGGAAGAACACCCATCCAGGTCTACAGTGACTACATGAGGAGCTTCCGTGACAGGTTCAGAGATTTCTTGGGCGATGTTATTacg gAAATTCAAGTGGGAATGGGTCCTTGCGGGGAGCTCAGATATCCATCTTATCCAGAGAGCAATGGAACTTGGAGGTTTCCTGGAATTGGAGAGTTTCAATGCTATGACAAG TATATGAGAGCTTCCCTGCAAGCAGCATCAGAAGCGATGGGGAAGAAAGACTGGGGAACAAGTGGACCCCATGACTGTGGCCAGTACAATCAATTTCCAGAGGATACTGGATTTTTCCGTAGGGACGGAACATGGAACAGCGAGTATGCACACTTCTTTCTCGAGTGGTACTCTGGAAAACTACTAGAGCACGGTGATAGAATCCTTGCTTCTGCAGAAGGAATATTTCAAGGAACTGGAGCAAAACTTTCTGCGAAAGTAGCTGGAATCCACTGGCATTATAGAACAAGGTCACATGCTGCTGAATTAACCGCTGGATACTATAATACTAGACATCGCGATGGCTACCTTCCAATTGCACGAATGCTAGGAAAACATGGAGTTGTATTGAACTTCACCTGCATGGAAATGAAAGATGGAGAACAGCCCGGGAATGCAAGCAGTTCACCTCAAGGGTTAGTTCGGCAAGTAAAGATGGCAACTAGGAGGGCAAGGATAGAACTTGCAGGGGAAAATGCTCTGGAGAGGTATGATGCAAGTGCATATGGACAAGTTTTGGAGACAAGTAGGTCAGATTCTGGGAATGGATTGTGTGCATTCACATACTTAAGAATGAATAAGAGGTTGTTTGAAGAGGAGAATTGGCGGCATCTAGTGCACTTTGTGAAAAGCATGTCTGAAGGTGGTCGAAACACGAAACTTTCTGATTCTGACACCAGCGGGACAAACCTTTACGTTGGATTCATCAAAGAGAAGACTCTGAAGAATACTAAAGAGGTTGCTCTTGTGTaa